The Xenopus laevis strain J_2021 chromosome 7S, Xenopus_laevis_v10.1, whole genome shotgun sequence genome includes a window with the following:
- the fam149b1.S gene encoding primary cilium assembly protein FAM149B1 isoform X1 translates to MISRYKRKPVSQNLQINQSLAKAIESHPLPEKLDLYSNCPYVNQSKVTLKCKSESDISDTSDNLGKETQVSCSESQSCVGLSSDSSSVISWGFDEFDQAATLQVQKIFSHIDEFLFEQKPNTLADGLKEECQQWASCFPHLRIKGKQILAPLDDGYSWHSSYPYEVSGHASLNISRARDSSELGIFGTKCPFTIANDPNASGSFSMDKEEDDGEDEFGVIMSDGIVEEYLAFDSMEKKDELSEWKRVMSLDSLNMGYPPISPKYCMKEAILACLFDDVWREAVGCMQDLICRYWEESILDDERHGSSIKTAREESLTTYAPIQRLPLVLPPVPHFKIPALSPSLSSKRNRSTKNRKSGKQSHANRPQGGNNVTSRNMNNLMVIHGCPLQQRNLHLMEKVLDFDDKLSKRPTSAALSSAKSQTGRTLEHSCSSLSHNIPSARRRNPPRTLLPINSNPSRAGTPKIEELLRGMRLPTGNEVPCSPVPFNRNNLLPPIGTSDQDHHFMAGSQRQTPDTSMGCSLTAYDSINALQRRGSAGTDSFSIGVSGVSASASSIRWGHSSSKSEEDHPSGIPVKYPSRGGNVPRSKQGL, encoded by the exons ATGATTTCCAGGTACAAAAGAAAGCCAGTATCTCAGAATCTGCAAAT CAATCAAAGCCTTGCAAAAGCCATAGAAAGTCATCCACTTCCTGAGAAACTAGATCTATATTCTAATTGTCCCTATGTTAATCAAAGCAAAGTGACTCTAAAATGCAAAAG TGAGTCGGATATTTCAGATACATCAGACAACCTAGGGAAAGAAACACAGGTATCCTGTTCAGAATCGCAGAGCTGTGTTGGTCTGTCCTCCGATAGCAGTTCTGTCATATCTTGGGGCTTTGAT GAGTTTGACCAGGCTGCTACTCTGCAGGTGCAAAAGATTTTCAGTCATATTGACGAATTTCTGTTTGAACAAAAGCCAAACACCCTTGCGGATGGACTAAAGGAAGAGTGTCAGCAATGGGCATCCTGCTTTCCACACCTACG CATAAAAGGCAAACAGATTTTGGCCCCATTAGATGATGGCTACAGCTGGCATTCCAGTTATCCATATGAAGTGTCTGGGCACGCATCTCTCAATATTTCCCGTGCAAGGGATTCCAGCGA ACTGGGTATTTTTGGAACAAAATGCCCCTTTACCATTGCTAATGACCCCAATGCCTCTGGTTCCTTTTCCATGGATAAAGAGGAAGATGATGGAGAAGATGAATTTGGGGTCATTATGTCAGATGGGATCGTTGAAGAATATTTGGCATTTGACAGCATGGAAAA GAAAGATGAGCTCTCTGAATGGAAGCGGGTCATGTCCTTGGATAGTCTGAACATGGGCTATCCTCCCATTTCTCCAAAATATTGTATGAAGGAGGCAATCCTAGCCTGTCTGTTCGATGATGTGTGGAGGGAAGCAGTAGGGTGCATGCAGGACCTCATTTGCCGTTACTGGGAAGAATCAATTTTAG atgATGAAAGGCATGGTAGTTCTATTAAAACTGCTAGAGAGGAATCGCTTACTACTTATGCACCAATTCAGCGTCTTCCACTGGTGTTACCACCAGTTCCTCATTTCAAGATTCCTGCTCTATCTCCAAGCCTT AGCTCAAAGCGCAACCGCAGCACCAAAAACAGAAAGAGTGGCAAACAGTCTCAC GCAAATCGTCCTCAAGGTGGAAACAATGTTACCTCCAGGAATATGAACAACTTGATGGTTATTCATGGATGTCCACTACAGCAAAGAAATCTGCATCTGATGGAGAAAgttct AGATTTCGATGACAAACTGTCCAAGAGGCCCACATCTGCTGCTCTAAGTTCTGCAAAATCACAGACAGGACGGACATTGGAACACAGCTGCTCATCTCTGTCTCATAATATTCCATCGGCAAGGAGACGTAACCCACCTCGCACCTTACTCCCTATTAACAGCAATCCCTCCAGAGCTGGGACACCAAAGATAGAAGAGCTCCTCAGAGGCATGAGACT TCCAACTGGGAATGAGGTGCCATGTTCTCCTGTTCCCTTCAACCGAAATAACCTGCTGCCACCAATTGGTACATCAGACCAGGATCATCACTTTATGGCTGGATCTCAGAGACAAACG CCAGATACCTCAATGGGCTGTTCCCTTACGGCATACGATTCTATAAATGCACTCCAAAGGAGAGGATCTGCTGGTACAG ATTCTTTCAGCATTGGTGTGAGTGGAGTCAGTGCTTCAGCCAGTTCTATTCGCTGGGGGCATTCAAGCAGCAAATCAGAGGAAGATCACCCTTCAG GAATCCCAGTGAAATACCCCAGCCGTGGAGGGAATGTCCCCCGAAGTAAACAAGGACTTTAG
- the fam149b1.S gene encoding primary cilium assembly protein FAM149B1 isoform X2: MISRYKRKPVSQNLQINQSLAKAIESHPLPEKLDLYSNCPYVNQSKVTLKCKSESDISDTSDNLGKETQVSCSESQSCVGLSSDSSSVISWGFDEFDQAATLQVQKIFSHIDEFLFEQKPNTLADGLKEECQQWASCFPHLRIKGKQILAPLDDGYSWHSSYPYEVSGHASLNISRARDSSELGIFGTKCPFTIANDPNASGSFSMDKEEDDGEDEFGVIMSDGIVEEYLAFDSMEKKDELSEWKRVMSLDSLNMGYPPISPKYCMKEAILACLFDDVWREAVGCMQDLICRYWEESILDDERHGSSIKTAREESLTTYAPIQRLPLVLPPVPHFKIPALSPSLANRPQGGNNVTSRNMNNLMVIHGCPLQQRNLHLMEKVLDFDDKLSKRPTSAALSSAKSQTGRTLEHSCSSLSHNIPSARRRNPPRTLLPINSNPSRAGTPKIEELLRGMRLPTGNEVPCSPVPFNRNNLLPPIGTSDQDHHFMAGSQRQTPDTSMGCSLTAYDSINALQRRGSAGTDSFSIGVSGVSASASSIRWGHSSSKSEEDHPSGIPVKYPSRGGNVPRSKQGL, encoded by the exons ATGATTTCCAGGTACAAAAGAAAGCCAGTATCTCAGAATCTGCAAAT CAATCAAAGCCTTGCAAAAGCCATAGAAAGTCATCCACTTCCTGAGAAACTAGATCTATATTCTAATTGTCCCTATGTTAATCAAAGCAAAGTGACTCTAAAATGCAAAAG TGAGTCGGATATTTCAGATACATCAGACAACCTAGGGAAAGAAACACAGGTATCCTGTTCAGAATCGCAGAGCTGTGTTGGTCTGTCCTCCGATAGCAGTTCTGTCATATCTTGGGGCTTTGAT GAGTTTGACCAGGCTGCTACTCTGCAGGTGCAAAAGATTTTCAGTCATATTGACGAATTTCTGTTTGAACAAAAGCCAAACACCCTTGCGGATGGACTAAAGGAAGAGTGTCAGCAATGGGCATCCTGCTTTCCACACCTACG CATAAAAGGCAAACAGATTTTGGCCCCATTAGATGATGGCTACAGCTGGCATTCCAGTTATCCATATGAAGTGTCTGGGCACGCATCTCTCAATATTTCCCGTGCAAGGGATTCCAGCGA ACTGGGTATTTTTGGAACAAAATGCCCCTTTACCATTGCTAATGACCCCAATGCCTCTGGTTCCTTTTCCATGGATAAAGAGGAAGATGATGGAGAAGATGAATTTGGGGTCATTATGTCAGATGGGATCGTTGAAGAATATTTGGCATTTGACAGCATGGAAAA GAAAGATGAGCTCTCTGAATGGAAGCGGGTCATGTCCTTGGATAGTCTGAACATGGGCTATCCTCCCATTTCTCCAAAATATTGTATGAAGGAGGCAATCCTAGCCTGTCTGTTCGATGATGTGTGGAGGGAAGCAGTAGGGTGCATGCAGGACCTCATTTGCCGTTACTGGGAAGAATCAATTTTAG atgATGAAAGGCATGGTAGTTCTATTAAAACTGCTAGAGAGGAATCGCTTACTACTTATGCACCAATTCAGCGTCTTCCACTGGTGTTACCACCAGTTCCTCATTTCAAGATTCCTGCTCTATCTCCAAGCCTT GCAAATCGTCCTCAAGGTGGAAACAATGTTACCTCCAGGAATATGAACAACTTGATGGTTATTCATGGATGTCCACTACAGCAAAGAAATCTGCATCTGATGGAGAAAgttct AGATTTCGATGACAAACTGTCCAAGAGGCCCACATCTGCTGCTCTAAGTTCTGCAAAATCACAGACAGGACGGACATTGGAACACAGCTGCTCATCTCTGTCTCATAATATTCCATCGGCAAGGAGACGTAACCCACCTCGCACCTTACTCCCTATTAACAGCAATCCCTCCAGAGCTGGGACACCAAAGATAGAAGAGCTCCTCAGAGGCATGAGACT TCCAACTGGGAATGAGGTGCCATGTTCTCCTGTTCCCTTCAACCGAAATAACCTGCTGCCACCAATTGGTACATCAGACCAGGATCATCACTTTATGGCTGGATCTCAGAGACAAACG CCAGATACCTCAATGGGCTGTTCCCTTACGGCATACGATTCTATAAATGCACTCCAAAGGAGAGGATCTGCTGGTACAG ATTCTTTCAGCATTGGTGTGAGTGGAGTCAGTGCTTCAGCCAGTTCTATTCGCTGGGGGCATTCAAGCAGCAAATCAGAGGAAGATCACCCTTCAG GAATCCCAGTGAAATACCCCAGCCGTGGAGGGAATGTCCCCCGAAGTAAACAAGGACTTTAG